The Gopherus flavomarginatus isolate rGopFla2 chromosome 25, rGopFla2.mat.asm, whole genome shotgun sequence genome has a segment encoding these proteins:
- the MSL1 gene encoding male-specific lethal 1 homolog isoform X1, with product MTMRSTVFKAAAATALNADRLDYERPGLALEPGPEEEPDGEAAPLPRQPPRKPKEPPPLGGHKGRGGGSGPAAAGAPGQQEESWGGLVPLPCPPASTKQAGVGDASSRPKYQAVLPGHTASQVAAKDKGCPAAASAPPPAPATAEPGQPPPAAASESKWKSGVRKSPMGAGGGSSNQAACLKQILLLQLDLIEQQQQQLQAKEKEIEELKAERDTPSSQLLEVKFILVIFLETCVERTMGVQPEPNDNTVMKSLWNFFLSVMSCYLYSLEKDCNCSSEVVDSKAQIPEQLLARIERMERRMQLVKKDNEREKHRIFQGYETEEKAESEASEKLQIECQQDLLDTSQSLPPKHVSYGRNGKGHKRKSAFGSAERKTPVKKLVAEFSKVKSKTLKHSPVKEESTSSLSETVCKRELRSQETPEKARSLVDTPLKPSTPLKSPSAHPRDKSFPSETEDLPYLSTTEMYLCRWHQPPPSPLPLREPSPKKEETVAIPSWRDHAVEPLRDSNPSDLLENLDDSVFAKRHAKLELDEKRRKRWDIQRIREQRILQRLQLRMYKKKGIQESEPEVTSFFPEPDDVESLLITPYLPVVAFGRPLPKLTPQNFELPWLDERSRCRLEVQKKQTPHRTCRK from the exons ATGACCATGAGATCCACCGTCTTCAAGGCGGCCGCGGCCACGGCGCTGAACGCGGACAGGCTGGACTACGAGAGGCCGGGGCTGGCGCTGGAGCCGGGCCCGGAGGAGGAGCCGGACGGGGAGGCCGCCCCGCTCCCCCGCCAGCCGCCCCGCAAGCCCAAGGAGCCGCCCCCGCTGGGGGGACACAAGGGCCGCGGCGGGGGCAGCGGGCCGGCGGCGGCCGGGGCGCCCGGGCAgcaggaggagagctggggcggcctggtgcccctgccctgccccccggccaGCACCAAGCAGGCCGGCGTGGGGGATGCCAGCAGCAGGCCCAAGTACCAGGCGGTGCTGCCCGGACACACCGCCTCCCAGGTGGCGGCGAAGGACAAGGGCTGCCCGGCCGCGGCCAGCGCGCCGCCCCCGGCCCCGGCCACCGCGGAGCCGGGCCAGCCGCCTCCCGCCGCGGCCTCGGAGAGCAAGTGGAAGAGCGGCGTGCGGAAGAGCCCCATGGGGGCCGGCGGGGGCTCCTCGAACCAGGCGGCCTGCCTCAAGCAGATCCTCCTGCTCCAGCTGGACCTGatcgagcagcagcagcagcagctgcaggccaAGGAGAAGGAGATCGAGGAGCTCAAGGCCGAGAGGGACACG CCATCTTCCCAGCTTCTAGAGGTGAAGTTCATACTGGTCATTTTCCTTGAAACCTGCGTTGAGAGAACCATGGGGGTACAGCCTGAGCCGAATGACAATACTGTAATGAAGTCTCTTTGGAACTTCTTCCTCTCTGTGATGTCTTGTTATCTGTACAGTTTGGAGAAAGACTGTAATTGTAGCTCAGAGGTGGTGGACAGCAAGGCACAAATACCAGAACAG CTCCTAGCTCGGATTGAGCGCATGGAAAGGAGGATGCAGCTGGTGAAGAAGgataatgagagagagaaacacaggaTTTTTCAAGGGTATGAAACCGAAGAGAAGGCTGAATCAGAAGCATCCGAGAAATTACAGATTGAATGTCAGCAGGATCTCTTGGACACGTCCCAGTCCCTGCCTCCGAAACACGTTTCGTACGGAAGAAatggaaaaggacataaaag GAAGTCGGCATTTGGAAGTGCAGAGAGGAAGACTCCAGTTAAAAAGCTGGTGGCTGAATTTTCAAAAGTCAAGAGTAAAACTCTGAAACACTCTCCAGTGAAAGAGGAGTCGACTAGCTCTTTATCCGAAACTGTTTGCAAACGTGAACTGAGGAGTCAAGAGACTCCAGAAAAAGCCAGATCGCTAGTGGACACTCCCTTAAAACCATCCACCCCATTGAAAAGTCCCAGTGCCCACCCCAGGGATAAAAGTTTCCCCAGCGAGACAGAAGATCTGCCGTACCTTTCAACCACCGAAATGTACTTGTGTCGTTGGCATCAACCTCCCCCGTCACCATTGCCGTTACGAGAGCCCTCGCCAAAGAAGGAGGAGACTGTAGCAA TTCCTTCGTGGAGGGACCATGCTGTGGAGCCCCTGAGAGACTCAAATCCTTCAGATCTCTTGGAG AATCTAGACGACAGTGTATTTGCCAAAAGGCATGCGAAGCTGGAGCTGGAtgagaagagaaggaaaag GTGGGATATTCAGAGGATCAGGGAACAAAGAATTCTACAGCGACTGCAGCTCAGAatgtataaaaagaaaggaatccAGGAATCTGAGCCTGAAGTTACCTCATTTTTCCCTGAGCCAGATGATG TTGAAAGCTTGCTGATTACCCCCTACTTGCCTGTTGTAGCATTTGGCCGACCATTACCAAAACTAACCCCACA GAACTTTGAGCTGCCGTGGCTGGACGAACGAAGCCGCTGTCGGCTGGAGGTGCAGAAGAAGCAGACGCCTCACCGAACGTGCAGAAAGTAG
- the MSL1 gene encoding male-specific lethal 1 homolog isoform X2: protein MTMRSTVFKAAAATALNADRLDYERPGLALEPGPEEEPDGEAAPLPRQPPRKPKEPPPLGGHKGRGGGSGPAAAGAPGQQEESWGGLVPLPCPPASTKQAGVGDASSRPKYQAVLPGHTASQVAAKDKGCPAAASAPPPAPATAEPGQPPPAAASESKWKSGVRKSPMGAGGGSSNQAACLKQILLLQLDLIEQQQQQLQAKEKEIEELKAERDTLLARIERMERRMQLVKKDNEREKHRIFQGYETEEKAESEASEKLQIECQQDLLDTSQSLPPKHVSYGRNGKGHKRKSAFGSAERKTPVKKLVAEFSKVKSKTLKHSPVKEESTSSLSETVCKRELRSQETPEKARSLVDTPLKPSTPLKSPSAHPRDKSFPSETEDLPYLSTTEMYLCRWHQPPPSPLPLREPSPKKEETVAIPSWRDHAVEPLRDSNPSDLLENLDDSVFAKRHAKLELDEKRRKRWDIQRIREQRILQRLQLRMYKKKGIQESEPEVTSFFPEPDDVESLLITPYLPVVAFGRPLPKLTPQPFSLSDRNFELPWLDERSRCRLEVQKKQTPHRTCRK, encoded by the exons ATGACCATGAGATCCACCGTCTTCAAGGCGGCCGCGGCCACGGCGCTGAACGCGGACAGGCTGGACTACGAGAGGCCGGGGCTGGCGCTGGAGCCGGGCCCGGAGGAGGAGCCGGACGGGGAGGCCGCCCCGCTCCCCCGCCAGCCGCCCCGCAAGCCCAAGGAGCCGCCCCCGCTGGGGGGACACAAGGGCCGCGGCGGGGGCAGCGGGCCGGCGGCGGCCGGGGCGCCCGGGCAgcaggaggagagctggggcggcctggtgcccctgccctgccccccggccaGCACCAAGCAGGCCGGCGTGGGGGATGCCAGCAGCAGGCCCAAGTACCAGGCGGTGCTGCCCGGACACACCGCCTCCCAGGTGGCGGCGAAGGACAAGGGCTGCCCGGCCGCGGCCAGCGCGCCGCCCCCGGCCCCGGCCACCGCGGAGCCGGGCCAGCCGCCTCCCGCCGCGGCCTCGGAGAGCAAGTGGAAGAGCGGCGTGCGGAAGAGCCCCATGGGGGCCGGCGGGGGCTCCTCGAACCAGGCGGCCTGCCTCAAGCAGATCCTCCTGCTCCAGCTGGACCTGatcgagcagcagcagcagcagctgcaggccaAGGAGAAGGAGATCGAGGAGCTCAAGGCCGAGAGGGACACG CTCCTAGCTCGGATTGAGCGCATGGAAAGGAGGATGCAGCTGGTGAAGAAGgataatgagagagagaaacacaggaTTTTTCAAGGGTATGAAACCGAAGAGAAGGCTGAATCAGAAGCATCCGAGAAATTACAGATTGAATGTCAGCAGGATCTCTTGGACACGTCCCAGTCCCTGCCTCCGAAACACGTTTCGTACGGAAGAAatggaaaaggacataaaag GAAGTCGGCATTTGGAAGTGCAGAGAGGAAGACTCCAGTTAAAAAGCTGGTGGCTGAATTTTCAAAAGTCAAGAGTAAAACTCTGAAACACTCTCCAGTGAAAGAGGAGTCGACTAGCTCTTTATCCGAAACTGTTTGCAAACGTGAACTGAGGAGTCAAGAGACTCCAGAAAAAGCCAGATCGCTAGTGGACACTCCCTTAAAACCATCCACCCCATTGAAAAGTCCCAGTGCCCACCCCAGGGATAAAAGTTTCCCCAGCGAGACAGAAGATCTGCCGTACCTTTCAACCACCGAAATGTACTTGTGTCGTTGGCATCAACCTCCCCCGTCACCATTGCCGTTACGAGAGCCCTCGCCAAAGAAGGAGGAGACTGTAGCAA TTCCTTCGTGGAGGGACCATGCTGTGGAGCCCCTGAGAGACTCAAATCCTTCAGATCTCTTGGAG AATCTAGACGACAGTGTATTTGCCAAAAGGCATGCGAAGCTGGAGCTGGAtgagaagagaaggaaaag GTGGGATATTCAGAGGATCAGGGAACAAAGAATTCTACAGCGACTGCAGCTCAGAatgtataaaaagaaaggaatccAGGAATCTGAGCCTGAAGTTACCTCATTTTTCCCTGAGCCAGATGATG TTGAAAGCTTGCTGATTACCCCCTACTTGCCTGTTGTAGCATTTGGCCGACCATTACCAAAACTAACCCCACA GCCTTTTTCTCTATCTGACAGGAACTTTGAGCTGCCGTGGCTGGACGAACGAAGCCGCTGTCGGCTGGAGGTGCAGAAGAAGCAGACGCCTCACCGAACGTGCAGAAAGTAG
- the MSL1 gene encoding male-specific lethal 1 homolog isoform X3, protein MTMRSTVFKAAAATALNADRLDYERPGLALEPGPEEEPDGEAAPLPRQPPRKPKEPPPLGGHKGRGGGSGPAAAGAPGQQEESWGGLVPLPCPPASTKQAGVGDASSRPKYQAVLPGHTASQVAAKDKGCPAAASAPPPAPATAEPGQPPPAAASESKWKSGVRKSPMGAGGGSSNQAACLKQILLLQLDLIEQQQQQLQAKEKEIEELKAERDTLLARIERMERRMQLVKKDNEREKHRIFQGYETEEKAESEASEKLQIECQQDLLDTSQSLPPKHVSYGRNGKGHKRKSAFGSAERKTPVKKLVAEFSKVKSKTLKHSPVKEESTSSLSETVCKRELRSQETPEKARSLVDTPLKPSTPLKSPSAHPRDKSFPSETEDLPYLSTTEMYLCRWHQPPPSPLPLREPSPKKEETVAIPSWRDHAVEPLRDSNPSDLLENLDDSVFAKRHAKLELDEKRRKRWDIQRIREQRILQRLQLRMYKKKGIQESEPEVTSFFPEPDDVESLLITPYLPVVAFGRPLPKLTPQNFELPWLDERSRCRLEVQKKQTPHRTCRK, encoded by the exons ATGACCATGAGATCCACCGTCTTCAAGGCGGCCGCGGCCACGGCGCTGAACGCGGACAGGCTGGACTACGAGAGGCCGGGGCTGGCGCTGGAGCCGGGCCCGGAGGAGGAGCCGGACGGGGAGGCCGCCCCGCTCCCCCGCCAGCCGCCCCGCAAGCCCAAGGAGCCGCCCCCGCTGGGGGGACACAAGGGCCGCGGCGGGGGCAGCGGGCCGGCGGCGGCCGGGGCGCCCGGGCAgcaggaggagagctggggcggcctggtgcccctgccctgccccccggccaGCACCAAGCAGGCCGGCGTGGGGGATGCCAGCAGCAGGCCCAAGTACCAGGCGGTGCTGCCCGGACACACCGCCTCCCAGGTGGCGGCGAAGGACAAGGGCTGCCCGGCCGCGGCCAGCGCGCCGCCCCCGGCCCCGGCCACCGCGGAGCCGGGCCAGCCGCCTCCCGCCGCGGCCTCGGAGAGCAAGTGGAAGAGCGGCGTGCGGAAGAGCCCCATGGGGGCCGGCGGGGGCTCCTCGAACCAGGCGGCCTGCCTCAAGCAGATCCTCCTGCTCCAGCTGGACCTGatcgagcagcagcagcagcagctgcaggccaAGGAGAAGGAGATCGAGGAGCTCAAGGCCGAGAGGGACACG CTCCTAGCTCGGATTGAGCGCATGGAAAGGAGGATGCAGCTGGTGAAGAAGgataatgagagagagaaacacaggaTTTTTCAAGGGTATGAAACCGAAGAGAAGGCTGAATCAGAAGCATCCGAGAAATTACAGATTGAATGTCAGCAGGATCTCTTGGACACGTCCCAGTCCCTGCCTCCGAAACACGTTTCGTACGGAAGAAatggaaaaggacataaaag GAAGTCGGCATTTGGAAGTGCAGAGAGGAAGACTCCAGTTAAAAAGCTGGTGGCTGAATTTTCAAAAGTCAAGAGTAAAACTCTGAAACACTCTCCAGTGAAAGAGGAGTCGACTAGCTCTTTATCCGAAACTGTTTGCAAACGTGAACTGAGGAGTCAAGAGACTCCAGAAAAAGCCAGATCGCTAGTGGACACTCCCTTAAAACCATCCACCCCATTGAAAAGTCCCAGTGCCCACCCCAGGGATAAAAGTTTCCCCAGCGAGACAGAAGATCTGCCGTACCTTTCAACCACCGAAATGTACTTGTGTCGTTGGCATCAACCTCCCCCGTCACCATTGCCGTTACGAGAGCCCTCGCCAAAGAAGGAGGAGACTGTAGCAA TTCCTTCGTGGAGGGACCATGCTGTGGAGCCCCTGAGAGACTCAAATCCTTCAGATCTCTTGGAG AATCTAGACGACAGTGTATTTGCCAAAAGGCATGCGAAGCTGGAGCTGGAtgagaagagaaggaaaag GTGGGATATTCAGAGGATCAGGGAACAAAGAATTCTACAGCGACTGCAGCTCAGAatgtataaaaagaaaggaatccAGGAATCTGAGCCTGAAGTTACCTCATTTTTCCCTGAGCCAGATGATG TTGAAAGCTTGCTGATTACCCCCTACTTGCCTGTTGTAGCATTTGGCCGACCATTACCAAAACTAACCCCACA GAACTTTGAGCTGCCGTGGCTGGACGAACGAAGCCGCTGTCGGCTGGAGGTGCAGAAGAAGCAGACGCCTCACCGAACGTGCAGAAAGTAG